In a genomic window of Streptomyces pristinaespiralis:
- a CDS encoding NUDIX hydrolase, which translates to MNGGATVLAAGCVLWRRSPHRDGGIEICLVHRPKYDDWSHPKGKLKRGEDTLAAALREVLEETGHRCVPGTRLPTVRYVANERPKQVSYWAAEATSGSFAAGDEVDRIVWLPPAAARTRLTQPRDRALVDALLQALHTA; encoded by the coding sequence ATGAACGGCGGGGCCACCGTGCTCGCCGCGGGATGCGTGCTCTGGCGCCGCTCCCCGCACCGGGACGGCGGCATCGAGATCTGCCTCGTCCACCGGCCGAAGTACGACGACTGGTCGCACCCGAAGGGCAAGCTCAAGCGGGGCGAGGACACCCTCGCCGCGGCCCTGCGCGAGGTGCTGGAGGAGACCGGCCACCGCTGCGTCCCCGGCACCCGCCTCCCCACCGTCCGTTACGTCGCGAACGAACGGCCCAAGCAGGTCTCCTACTGGGCCGCGGAGGCGACCAGCGGTTCCTTCGCCGCCGGCGACGAGGTCGACCGCATCGTGTGGCTGCCGCCCGCCGCGGCGCGGACCAGACTCACCCAGCCCCGCGACCGCGCACTCGTCGACGCACTGCTCCAGGCGCTGCACACGGCGTGA
- the pstC gene encoding phosphate ABC transporter permease subunit PstC, whose translation MDTATTTSVPPPRAPQQTGTTRGKPRPGDRIFLGMSRGAGIFLLVIMAAIAGFLAYRAGIAISKDDANFLTTSEWNPAGDPPVFGIAVLAFGTVVSSVIAMVIAVPVAIGIALFISHYAPRKLATPLAYVVDLLAAVPSIIYGLWGAIFLVPYLDGLNSWLAQYLGWTYIFEKTGEGPARNLFTVGILLAIMILPIITNVTREVFLQVPKMHEEAALALGATRWEVIRMSVLPFGRSGIISASMLGLGRALGETMAVAVVLSPSFIISGHLLDAGGGTFAQNIAAKFNEADEFGRDALIASGLVLFVITLLVNGAARAIIARRKEYSGANA comes from the coding sequence ATGGATACAGCAACCACCACATCAGTCCCACCGCCCCGTGCCCCGCAGCAGACGGGCACCACCCGCGGCAAGCCCCGCCCCGGTGACCGCATATTCCTGGGCATGTCCCGGGGAGCAGGCATCTTCCTGCTGGTCATCATGGCCGCGATCGCGGGCTTCCTCGCGTACCGCGCGGGCATCGCCATCTCGAAGGACGACGCCAACTTCCTGACCACGTCCGAGTGGAACCCGGCCGGTGACCCGCCGGTCTTCGGCATCGCCGTACTCGCCTTCGGCACCGTCGTCAGCTCGGTCATCGCGATGGTCATCGCCGTGCCGGTCGCCATCGGCATCGCGCTGTTCATCTCGCACTACGCGCCGCGGAAGTTGGCCACGCCCCTCGCGTACGTCGTCGACCTGCTCGCCGCCGTGCCCAGCATCATCTACGGCCTCTGGGGCGCCATCTTCCTGGTCCCCTACCTCGACGGCCTGAACAGCTGGCTCGCCCAGTACCTGGGCTGGACGTACATCTTCGAGAAGACCGGCGAAGGCCCCGCCCGCAACCTGTTCACCGTGGGCATCCTGCTCGCGATCATGATCCTGCCGATCATCACCAACGTCACCCGCGAGGTCTTCCTCCAGGTGCCGAAGATGCACGAAGAGGCCGCCCTGGCCCTCGGCGCCACCCGCTGGGAAGTCATCCGGATGTCGGTGCTGCCCTTCGGCCGCTCCGGCATCATCAGCGCCTCCATGCTGGGCCTCGGCCGAGCCCTCGGCGAGACCATGGCCGTCGCCGTCGTCCTGTCGCCGAGCTTCATCATCTCCGGGCACCTGCTCGACGCGGGTGGCGGCACCTTCGCCCAGAACATCGCCGCGAAGTTCAACGAGGCGGACGAATTCGGGCGGGACGCCCTGATCGCCTCCGGTCTCGTGCTGTTCGTGATCACCCTGCTGGTCAACGGCGCGGCCCGCGCGATCATCGCCCGCCGCAAGGAGTACTCGGGGGCCAACGCATGA
- a CDS encoding CHAD domain-containing protein yields MHSPEISRPDTVLVGTAGEAVAHYLHAQAADFLRSLRRHGESGAETAAVAEAARSLRAASRRISGTLHTFRPLLDPAWADGLRTELAWLSTTLAQEHACTSRLSRLLDALSRLSGTAPLPPARGESLPLDGAAAHNGSRAAGARPHGPAGPDPAAGVRTGTVDGDGHTAGDGVPAASAGGQGAGGTAPAVLADGHGTDHGTPAAGDGTAGGVRATVTTATADRAGRTAGSASGSGALAVGAARAAALLERQLTLARTRAHSAALQALGSSRFHAVADAVALLASELPLGPAAAGPATETLALPAEAAERRLLAAVAELPLRRAAHPYNAEALFSGLGAASAGEAQDAPWHEVRRLLRLHRYAQEVLNPGADPALCHAGILLDRHRDAAEAAAAAAAAARTPRIAPATAYALGVLHADQRHEVEAARFAFQQEWRHATTAVPAP; encoded by the coding sequence GTGCACAGCCCTGAGATTTCCCGGCCGGACACCGTCCTCGTGGGCACGGCGGGCGAGGCGGTGGCCCACTACCTCCACGCCCAGGCCGCCGACTTCCTGCGCAGTCTGCGCCGGCACGGCGAGAGCGGCGCGGAGACGGCGGCGGTCGCGGAAGCGGCCCGCTCGCTGCGGGCCGCGTCCCGCCGCATCAGCGGGACGCTCCATACCTTCCGCCCGCTGCTCGACCCGGCCTGGGCGGACGGCCTGCGTACGGAGCTGGCGTGGCTGTCCACGACGCTGGCCCAGGAGCACGCGTGCACGTCACGCCTGTCCCGCCTGCTGGACGCCCTGTCCCGCCTTTCGGGCACGGCACCGCTGCCGCCCGCCCGCGGCGAGAGCCTGCCGCTCGACGGCGCCGCGGCGCACAACGGTTCCCGCGCGGCCGGGGCCCGTCCCCACGGACCGGCCGGCCCCGACCCGGCGGCGGGCGTCCGGACGGGCACCGTGGACGGCGACGGACACACCGCGGGCGACGGCGTACCGGCTGCCTCCGCCGGCGGGCAGGGCGCGGGCGGCACGGCACCCGCCGTGCTCGCGGACGGCCACGGCACGGACCACGGCACACCGGCGGCGGGCGACGGCACGGCCGGCGGCGTCCGGGCCACGGTGACCACGGCGACGGCGGACCGCGCCGGACGCACGGCCGGCTCCGCCTCCGGCAGCGGCGCGCTCGCCGTTGGGGCAGCCCGGGCCGCGGCACTGCTGGAGCGGCAGCTCACCCTCGCGCGCACCCGCGCCCACTCCGCCGCGCTCCAGGCGCTCGGCTCCTCACGCTTCCACGCGGTCGCCGACGCCGTTGCTTTACTGGCCTCCGAGCTCCCGCTCGGCCCCGCGGCCGCCGGACCGGCCACCGAGACCCTGGCGCTGCCCGCGGAGGCCGCGGAACGGCGGCTGCTGGCGGCGGTCGCCGAACTGCCGCTGCGCAGGGCGGCCCACCCGTACAACGCCGAGGCGCTGTTCAGCGGCCTCGGCGCGGCATCCGCCGGTGAGGCGCAGGACGCCCCCTGGCACGAGGTCCGCAGGCTGCTGCGGCTGCACCGCTACGCGCAGGAGGTGCTGAACCCCGGCGCCGACCCCGCCTTGTGCCACGCGGGCATCCTGCTCGACCGGCACCGCGACGCCGCGGAGGCGGCGGCCGCGGCGGCCGCCGCGGCCCGCACCCCACGCATCGCCCCGGCCACCGCGTACGCCCTCGGTGTGCTCCACGCCGACCAGCGGCACGAGGTCGAGGCGGCCAGGTTCGCCTTCCAGCAGGAATGGCGGCACGCCACCACGGCGGTCCCGGCGCCATGA
- a CDS encoding DUF47 domain-containing protein, producing MRFRLTPRETSFYDMFSASADNIVTGSKLLMELLGAESSARAEIAERMRAAEHAGDDATHAIFHQLNSSFITPFDREDIYNLASSLDDIMDFMEEAVDLVVLYNVEELPKGVEQQIEVLARAAELTAEAMPHLRTMDNLTEYWIEVNRLENQADQIHRKLLAHLFNGKYDAIEVLKLKQIVDVLEEAADAFEHVANTVETIAVKES from the coding sequence GTGCGATTTCGTCTGACCCCCAGGGAGACGAGCTTCTACGACATGTTCTCCGCCTCCGCGGACAACATCGTCACGGGCTCGAAGCTCCTGATGGAACTGCTCGGGGCGGAATCCTCCGCCAGGGCCGAGATCGCGGAACGGATGCGGGCCGCCGAGCATGCCGGGGACGACGCCACCCACGCGATCTTCCACCAGCTGAACTCCTCGTTCATCACGCCGTTCGACCGCGAGGACATCTACAACCTCGCATCGTCCCTCGACGACATCATGGACTTCATGGAAGAGGCCGTCGACCTCGTCGTCCTCTACAACGTCGAAGAACTGCCCAAGGGCGTCGAGCAGCAGATCGAGGTCCTGGCACGGGCCGCGGAGCTGACGGCCGAGGCCATGCCGCACCTGCGGACGATGGACAACCTCACCGAGTACTGGATCGAGGTCAACCGGCTGGAGAACCAGGCGGACCAGATCCACCGCAAGCTGCTCGCCCACCTCTTCAACGGCAAGTACGACGCCATCGAGGTTCTCAAGCTGAAGCAGATCGTCGACGTGCTCGAAGAGGCCGCGGACGCGTTCGAGCACGTGGCGAACACGGTGGAGACCATCGCGGTCAAGGAGTCCTGA
- the pstS gene encoding phosphate ABC transporter substrate-binding protein PstS: MKLQRKNGLRATALGALAISGALVLTACGSDNNTATGPDGGDKTNAASNIKCDEAKGQILAAGSSAQKNAMDLWVKNFQAACSGVEVNYQPIGSGGGITKFTQGQVAFAGSDSALKPEEVEESKKICKGGQGINLPMVGGPVAIGYNLEGVDNLVLDSATIAKIFDSKITKWNDPAIAKLNPDAKLPSSSIQAFHRSDESGTTQNLHKYLSDAAPADWKHDPKSKSWLAPGGQAANGSSGVAAQVKQTQGSIGYFELSYASSQSISTVKLDTGAAAPVEATSENASKAIAAAKVTGTGKDLALSLDYKTKAEGAYPIILVTYEIACDKGNKAETLPTLKAFLNYTASEEGQKVLTDAGYAPLPAEIATKVREIVPTLS, encoded by the coding sequence GTGAAGCTTCAGCGCAAGAACGGGCTTCGCGCCACCGCGCTCGGCGCCCTCGCGATCTCCGGCGCCCTGGTCCTCACGGCGTGTGGCTCGGACAACAACACGGCCACCGGCCCTGACGGCGGCGACAAGACCAACGCCGCGTCGAACATCAAGTGCGACGAGGCCAAGGGCCAGATCCTCGCGGCCGGCTCGAGCGCGCAGAAGAACGCCATGGACCTGTGGGTGAAGAACTTCCAGGCCGCCTGTTCCGGCGTCGAGGTCAACTACCAGCCCATCGGCTCCGGTGGCGGTATCACCAAGTTCACCCAGGGCCAGGTCGCCTTCGCCGGCTCCGACTCCGCGCTCAAGCCGGAAGAGGTCGAGGAGTCGAAGAAGATCTGCAAGGGCGGCCAGGGGATCAACCTCCCGATGGTCGGCGGCCCCGTCGCGATCGGTTACAACCTGGAGGGCGTGGACAACCTCGTCCTCGACTCCGCGACCATCGCGAAGATCTTCGACTCGAAGATCACCAAGTGGAACGACCCGGCCATCGCCAAGCTCAACCCCGACGCGAAGCTGCCGAGTTCCTCCATCCAGGCCTTCCACCGCTCCGACGAGTCGGGCACCACGCAGAACCTGCACAAGTACCTCAGCGACGCCGCCCCGGCCGACTGGAAGCACGACCCCAAGTCGAAGTCGTGGCTGGCCCCCGGTGGCCAGGCCGCCAACGGCTCCTCCGGCGTCGCCGCCCAGGTGAAGCAGACGCAGGGCTCGATCGGCTACTTCGAGCTGTCGTACGCGAGCTCGCAGTCGATCTCCACCGTCAAGCTGGACACCGGTGCCGCCGCCCCGGTCGAGGCGACGAGCGAGAACGCCTCCAAGGCCATCGCCGCCGCCAAGGTCACGGGCACCGGCAAGGACCTGGCCCTCTCCCTCGACTACAAGACCAAGGCCGAGGGCGCCTACCCGATCATCCTCGTCACGTACGAGATCGCCTGCGACAAGGGCAACAAGGCCGAGACCCTGCCGACCCTGAAGGCGTTCCTCAACTACACCGCGAGCGAGGAGGGCCAGAAGGTCCTCACGGACGCCGGCTACGCGCCGCTCCCCGCCGAGATCGCGACCAAGGTCCGCGAGATCGTCCCCACCCTGTCCTGA
- the pstA gene encoding phosphate ABC transporter permease PstA codes for MSQTLQEKRPVTTVRTGPLSHARMPRWAPAAIAVASIAAGCGIGLAAGWHSRVQWGMIAALVFVLATYVITTKVENSRQAKDRVATSLVWVCFVLAVVPLFSLAWVTITKGLEVVDGYFLGHSMNGVLDAEPGGGIYHALLGTIEQVLIAAVIAAPIGLLTAIYLVEYGRGKLAKAVTFFVDVMTGIPSIVAGLFILATWNLMLGFGPSGFAGGLALAILMMPVVVRSTEEMLKLVPNELREASLALGVPKWRTILKVVLPTAIGGITTGVMLAVARVTGETAPVLLLVFGTKLINPNPFEGAQSSLPLYVYEQYAVGTDASIARAWGAALVLIAFVMILNLVARGIARWKAPKTGK; via the coding sequence ATGAGCCAGACCCTTCAGGAGAAGCGCCCGGTGACCACCGTCCGCACCGGCCCCCTCTCCCACGCCCGGATGCCGCGCTGGGCCCCGGCCGCCATCGCGGTCGCCTCGATCGCCGCAGGATGCGGCATCGGCCTGGCCGCCGGCTGGCACAGCCGCGTCCAGTGGGGCATGATCGCCGCCCTCGTCTTCGTCCTCGCCACGTACGTGATCACCACGAAGGTCGAGAACTCCCGCCAGGCCAAGGACCGCGTCGCCACCAGCCTCGTCTGGGTCTGCTTCGTGCTCGCCGTCGTGCCGCTGTTCTCGCTGGCCTGGGTCACGATCACCAAGGGCCTGGAGGTGGTCGACGGCTACTTCCTCGGCCACTCCATGAACGGAGTCCTCGACGCCGAGCCCGGCGGCGGCATCTACCACGCACTGCTCGGCACCATCGAGCAGGTCCTCATCGCCGCGGTCATCGCCGCCCCGATCGGTCTGCTCACCGCGATCTACCTCGTCGAGTACGGGCGCGGGAAGCTGGCCAAGGCCGTCACCTTCTTCGTCGACGTCATGACCGGCATCCCCTCGATCGTCGCGGGCCTGTTCATCCTCGCCACCTGGAACCTGATGCTCGGCTTCGGCCCCTCCGGTTTCGCGGGCGGCCTCGCCCTCGCCATCCTGATGATGCCGGTGGTCGTCCGCTCCACCGAGGAAATGCTGAAGCTGGTCCCGAACGAGCTGCGCGAAGCCTCGCTCGCGCTGGGCGTACCGAAGTGGCGGACCATCCTGAAGGTGGTCCTGCCCACCGCGATCGGTGGCATCACCACCGGCGTGATGCTCGCCGTCGCGCGCGTCACCGGTGAGACCGCTCCGGTGCTGCTCCTCGTTTTCGGCACGAAGCTGATCAACCCGAACCCCTTCGAAGGCGCCCAGTCCTCCCTGCCGCTGTACGTGTACGAGCAGTACGCCGTCGGCACCGACGCCTCGATCGCGCGCGCCTGGGGCGCCGCCCTGGTTCTGATCGCCTTCGTCATGATCCTCAACCTGGTGGCCCGCGGCATCGCCCGCTGGAAGGCCCCGAAGACCGGAAAGTAG
- the pstB gene encoding phosphate ABC transporter ATP-binding protein PstB, whose amino-acid sequence MAKRIDVSGLTAYYGSHKAIDDISMTVEPRSVTAFIGPSGCGKSTFLRTLNRMHEVTPGGRVEGKVLLDDENLYAKDVDPVAVRRTVGMVFQRPNPFPTMSIFDNVAAGLRLNGTYKKNQLAEIVERSLKGANLWNEVKDRLNKPGSGLSGGQQQRLCIARAIAVEPDVLLMDEPCSALDPISTLAIEDLIGELKERFTIVIVTHNMQQAARVSDRTAFFNLSAVGQPGKLIEIDDTERIFANPSVQATEDYISGRFG is encoded by the coding sequence ATGGCCAAGCGAATCGACGTATCGGGCCTGACCGCCTACTACGGCTCCCACAAGGCGATCGACGACATCTCCATGACCGTGGAGCCCCGCTCCGTGACCGCCTTCATCGGCCCGTCCGGCTGCGGAAAGTCCACGTTCCTGCGCACGCTGAACCGCATGCACGAGGTCACCCCCGGTGGCCGCGTCGAGGGCAAGGTGCTGCTGGACGACGAGAACCTGTACGCCAAGGACGTCGACCCGGTCGCCGTGCGCCGCACGGTCGGCATGGTCTTCCAGCGGCCCAACCCCTTCCCCACGATGTCGATCTTCGACAACGTCGCGGCGGGTCTGCGGCTGAACGGCACCTACAAGAAGAACCAGCTGGCGGAGATCGTCGAGCGCTCCCTCAAGGGCGCGAACCTCTGGAACGAGGTCAAGGACCGGCTCAACAAGCCCGGCTCCGGCCTCTCCGGCGGCCAGCAGCAGCGCCTGTGCATCGCCCGCGCGATCGCGGTCGAGCCCGACGTGCTGCTGATGGACGAGCCGTGCTCGGCGCTCGATCCGATCTCGACGCTCGCGATCGAGGACCTGATCGGCGAGCTGAAGGAGCGCTTCACGATCGTCATCGTGACGCACAACATGCAGCAGGCGGCGCGCGTCTCCGACCGCACGGCGTTCTTCAACCTCTCGGCGGTCGGCCAGCCCGGCAAGCTGATCGAGATCGACGACACCGAGCGGATCTTCGCCAACCCGTCCGTCCAGGCGACCGAGGACTACATCTCCGGCCGCTTCGGCTGA
- a CDS encoding inorganic phosphate transporter produces the protein MDTFALVVTIGVALFFTYTNGFHDSANAIATSVSTRALTPRVALAMAAVMNLAGAFLGQGVAKTVSEGLIETPVGSRGMGILFAALVGAIVWNLITWYFGLPSSSSHALFGGMVGAALAGGTEVIWTGVLEKVVIPMFVSPIVGMAVGYLVMVGIMWMFRNANPHKAKRGFRIAQTVSAAGMALGHGLQDAQKTMGIVVMALVIADVENQGDPIPAWVKIACALMLSLGTYAGGWRIMRTLGRKIIELDPPQGFAAETTGASIMFGSAFLFHAPISTTHVITSAIMGVGATKRVNAVRWGVAKNIILGWFITMPAAAMVAAASYGVVYLIFG, from the coding sequence GTGGACACCTTTGCCCTGGTCGTGACCATCGGGGTCGCGCTCTTCTTCACGTACACCAACGGCTTCCACGACTCCGCGAACGCGATCGCGACATCGGTCTCCACGAGGGCGCTGACGCCGCGAGTGGCACTGGCGATGGCCGCGGTGATGAACCTCGCGGGCGCCTTCCTCGGACAGGGCGTCGCCAAGACCGTCAGCGAAGGGCTCATCGAGACGCCCGTCGGCTCGCGCGGCATGGGCATCCTGTTCGCGGCGCTCGTCGGCGCGATCGTCTGGAACCTGATCACCTGGTACTTCGGCCTGCCCTCCTCCTCGTCGCACGCGCTGTTCGGCGGCATGGTGGGCGCGGCGCTCGCCGGCGGGACCGAGGTGATCTGGACCGGGGTGCTCGAGAAGGTCGTCATCCCGATGTTCGTCTCGCCGATCGTCGGTATGGCCGTCGGCTACCTGGTGATGGTCGGCATCATGTGGATGTTCCGCAACGCCAACCCGCACAAGGCGAAGCGCGGCTTCCGGATCGCGCAGACGGTGTCCGCGGCGGGCATGGCGCTCGGTCACGGTCTCCAGGACGCGCAGAAGACGATGGGCATCGTCGTGATGGCCCTCGTCATCGCCGACGTCGAGAACCAGGGCGACCCGATCCCCGCCTGGGTCAAGATCGCTTGTGCGCTGATGCTGTCACTCGGTACGTACGCGGGTGGGTGGCGCATCATGCGGACGCTCGGCCGCAAGATCATCGAGCTGGACCCGCCGCAGGGCTTCGCGGCGGAGACCACGGGCGCGTCGATCATGTTCGGCTCGGCGTTCCTGTTCCACGCGCCGATCTCGACGACGCATGTGATCACCTCGGCGATCATGGGCGTCGGCGCGACGAAGCGGGTGAACGCGGTGCGGTGGGGTGTCGCGAAGAACATCATCCTGGGGTGGTTCATCACGATGCCGGCGGCGGCGATGGTGGCGGCGGCCAGCTATGGCGTGGTGTACCTGATCTTCGGCTGA
- a CDS encoding metal-sensitive transcriptional regulator — protein sequence MTTTEAAGLPVTEQETDHDRGVHGYHKQKDEHLKRLRRIEGQIRGLQRMVDEDVYCIDILTQVSASTKALQSFALQLLEEHLRHCVADAAVKGGAEVDAKVEEATKAIARLLRT from the coding sequence ATGACGACCACCGAGGCGGCCGGCCTTCCGGTCACGGAGCAAGAGACCGACCACGACCGCGGCGTGCACGGGTACCACAAGCAGAAGGACGAACACCTCAAGCGACTGCGCCGGATCGAGGGCCAGATCCGCGGCCTGCAGCGGATGGTCGACGAGGACGTCTACTGCATCGACATACTCACCCAGGTCTCGGCTTCGACCAAGGCCCTGCAGTCCTTCGCGCTGCAGCTGCTCGAGGAGCACCTGCGGCACTGCGTCGCGGACGCGGCGGTGAAGGGCGGTGCCGAGGTGGACGCCAAGGTGGAGGAAGCGACGAAGGCCATCGCCCGGCTGCTGCGCACCTGA